The genomic interval TGCTCGACGCGGCGGTCGATGAAGTTCTTCTCCATCTTGAAATCGGGAATGCCGTAGCGCAATAGGCCGCCCGGCTTGGTCTCGCGCTCATAGACATGCACCTCGTGGCCGGCGCGGCCAAGCTGCTGGGCCGCCGCCATGCCGGCCGGGCCGGATCCGATGACGGCGACCTTCTTGCCGGTATGGACCGTCGCCGGCTGCGGCCGGATAAAACCGAGTTCATAGGCCTTGTCGGCGATCGCCTGCTCGACCGTCTTGATGGCGACCGGCGCATCCTCGAGATTCAAAGTGCAGGCTTCCTCGCAGGGAGCGGGGCAGACACGGCCGGTGAATTCAGGGAAGTTGTTGGTCGAATGCAGGTTCTGAATCGCCGCTTCCCAGTTATTATTGTAGACGAGGTCGTTCCAATCCGGAATCTGGTTGTGAATCGGGCAGCCGGTGGGGCCGTGACAATAGGGGATGCCACAGTCCATGCAGCGGGCGGCCTGTTTCTGCACTTCCGGGTCCGACATCGGGATCGTGAACTCGCGGAAATGACGGATACGATCCGACGCCGGCTGGTACTTCGCCACCTGCCGGTCGATTTCCAGAAATCCTGTTACCTTACCCATTTCTTCGTCCCTTACCCTCATGACCGCCTCACCCGCGGCCAGTTGTCTGTCGTCAGTCCCGGTATCCCGGGCGGATTGCTTCCCTTGACCGTCATTGGAACAGATCTCCTGAAGGACATCGCGCGATCCGGACGGCTTTTCGCCATCCTCAGCAGCATCACGAGTCATCGAGATGTTTCCGGCATCCGCCATCTGCGACCGGCAGGTGGCGGATGCCCCGGTTCAAATCATTCCGCGGCGATGCCCATCCGGCTGCGCTCCATTTCCTCGAGCGCACGCCGGTATTCCACAGGCATGACCTTACGGAACTTCGGACGATAATCGGCCCAATTGTCCAGGATCTGCTTGGCACGGGTCGACCCCGTATAGTGCAGATGGTTGGAAATCAGCTGGTAGAGGCGCTCCTCGTCATGGCGCGTCATGTCACCCGAGACATCGACGCGTCCCTTGTGCATGAGATCGCCGCCGTGATGATGCAGCTTCTCCAGCATGTCGTCCTCTTCCGGCACCGGCTCGAGCTCGACCATCGCCATGTTGCAGCGGCTGGCGAAATCGCCGGCTTCATCGAGCACATAGGCGACACCGCCCGACATGCCGGCTGCGAAGTTGCGGCCGGTAGCACCAAGCACGACGACGACGCCGCCGGTCATATATTCGCAGCCATGATCGCCGACCCCCTCGACGATGGCGATCGCACCCGAATTGCGCACGGCGAACCGTTCACCCGCCACACCGCGGAAGTAGCATTCGCCCTCGGTGGCGCCGTAAAGCACGGTGTTGCCGACGATGATCGAGTGCTCGGCCACGATCCGCGAATCCTCTGGCGGCCGGATGATGATCTTGCCGCCCGAAAGACCCTTGCCGACATAGTCGTTGCCGTCGCCGATCAGGTTGAAGGTGACACCGCGCGCCAGGAAAGCACCGAAGCTCTGCCCCGCCGTGCCGCGAAGCGTTACATTGATCGTGTCTTCCTTCAGCCCGCGGTGGCGGAAGCGCTTGGCGACTTCGCCGGACAGCATCGCGCCCGCCGAACGGTCGACGTTCTTGATGCCAACCTCGAAAGCGACAGGCGTCTTGTCGGTCAGCGCCGGCTGTGCCTGCTCGATCAGCGCGCGATCGAGAATATCGTCGATCGGGTGCTGTTGCCGGCTCGTCCAGAAAGTCTCCTGCTTGGGAGCGTCGACCTTGTGGAAGATCCGGCTGAAATCGAGGCCCCTGGCCTTCCAATGCGCCAGCATCTCGTCCTTCTCAAGCAGTTCCGAGGCGCCGATGATGTCGTCGAGCCGGGTAAACCCGAGCGAGGCGAGGATCTCGCGCACTTCGTTGGCGACGAAGAAGAAGTAGTTGATGACGTGCTCCGGCGTACCCTTGAAGCGCTTGCGCAGCACCGGATCCTGGGTCGCCACGCCGACCGGACAGGTGTTGAGATGGCACTTGCGCATCATGATGCAGCCGGCGGCGATCAGCGGCGCGGTGGCGAAGCCGAACTCGTCGGCGCCAAGCAGCGCCCCGATGATGACGTCGCGACCGGTCTTCAGGCCACCGTCGACCTGCAGCGCGACGCGCGAACGCAGGCCGTTCAGCACCAACGTCTGCTGGGTCTCGGCAAGGCCGATCTCCCAGGGGCTGCCGGCATGCTTGAGCGAGGTCAGCGGCGAGGCACCCGTGCCGCCGTCGAAGCCGGCGACCGTGATATGATCGGCGCGCGCCTTGGCGACACCGGCGGCCACCGTGCCGACGCCGACTTCGGAGACGAGCTTGACCGAAACGTCGGAGGTCGGGTTGACGTTCTTCAGATCGTAGATCAGCTGCGCCAGATCCTCGATCGAATAGATGTCGTGGTGCGGCGGCGGCGAGATGAGGCCGACACCCGGCGTCGAGTGGCGGGTCTTGGCGACGGTCGCGTCGACCTTGTGACCGGGCAGCTGGCCGCCTTCGCCGGGCTTTGCACCCTGCGCCACCTTGATCTGCAGCACGTCGGCATTGACCAGATATTCTGTGGTGACGCCGAAGCGGCCCGAGGCGATCTGCTTGATCGCCGAACGTTCCGGATTGGTCGAGCCATCCGGCAACGGCATGTAGCGATCGGATTCCTCACCGCCCTCACCGGTGTTCGACTTGCCGCCGATCCGGTTCATGGCGACCGCCAGTGTCGTATGCGCCTCGCGCGAGATCGAGCCGAAGGACATCGCCCCCGTCGAGAACCGCTTGACGATATCGGCCGCCGGCTCGACTTCGTCGATCGAGACCGGGTTGCGGCCGAGCGCTTCGGCGCTCTTGATGTTGAACAGCCCGCGGATCGTGTTCATGCGCAGCGCCGAATTGTTCACCATCTCGGCGAATTCGCGATAGCGGTCTTCGGCATTGCCGCGCACGGCATGCTGGAGGGCCGCAACCGCATCCGGCGTCCAGGCATGGCTTTCGCCGCGCATGCGGTAGGCATATTCGCCGCCGATATCGAGCGTCGTCGCCAAGAGCGGATCCTTGCCGAAGGCTGCCGTATGACGGGCGACGGTCTCTTCGGCGATCGCCTCGAGGCCGATGCCTTCGATCATCGTCGCGGTTCCGAAGAAATACTTGTCGACCAGTTCCGACGACAGGCCGATCGCATCGAAGATCTGGGCACCGCAATAGGACTGATAGGTCGAAATACCCATCTTCGACATGACCTTTAGGATGCCTTTGCCGACCGCCTTAATGTAACGGTAGACGATTTCGGAGGCATCCACCTCCTTCGGGAATTCGCCCTTGGCATGCATGTCGAGCAGCGTGTCGAAGGCGAGATATGGGTTGATCGCCTCGGCGCCGTAGCCGGCGAGCAGGCAGAAATGATGCACTTCGCGCGGCTCGCCGGTCTCGACGACGAGACCGACCGAGGTGCGAAGCCCCTTGCGGATCAGGTGATGGTGCACGGCAGCCGTTGCCAGCAGCGCCGGAATGGCGATTCTGTCAGGCCCGATCTGGCGGTCGGAGAGCACGATGATGTTGTAACCGCCCTTGACCGCCGCTTCGGCGCGCTCGCAGAGCCGGTCGAGCATTTCGGGCATGCCGGCTGCACCGCGCTCGATATCATAGGTGAAATCCAGCGTCTTGGTGTCGAAGCGGTCTTCCGTATGACCGATCGAACGGATCTTCTCGAGGTCGCCGTTGGTCAGGATCGGCTGGCGCACTTCGAGTCGCTTGGCGTTCGCCATGCCTTCGTGATCGAGAATGTTCGGGCGCGGGCCGATGAAGGAGACGAGGCTCATGACAAGCTCTTCGCGGATCGGATCGATCGGCGGGTTCGTTACCTGCGCGAAGTTCTGCTTGAAATAGGTATAGAGCAGCTTCGGCTTTTCCGACATCGCCGAGATCGGCGTATCGGTACCCATGGAACCGATCGCCTCCTGCCCCGTCGTCGCCATCGGCGACATCAGGATCTTGGTATCCTCGGTTGTGTAGCCAAAGGCCTGCTGGCGGTCGAGCAGCGACACGTCGCGGCGCAGCGCCCGCGGCTCCACCGGCTTCAGGTCTTCAAGGATGAGCTGGGTGCGGTCGAGCCAGCTGCGATAGGGATGCGCCGTTGCAAGCTTCGACTTCACCTCGTCGTCGGAGATGATACGGCCTTCTTCCATATCGATCAGCAGCATCTTGCCCGGCTGCAGGCGCCATTTCTGGATGATCTTCTCTTCCGGAACCGGCAGCACGCCGGCCTCGGACGCCATGATGACGCGGTCGTCGTCGGTCACGAGATAACGCGCCGGCCTGAGGCCGTTGCGGTCGAGTGTGGCGCCGATCTGCTTGCCATCGGTGAAGGCGACGGCCGCCGGTCCGTCCCACGGTTCCATCAGGGCCGCGTGATACTCATAGAAGGCCTTGCGTTCAGCCGCCATCGACTGGTTGCCGGCCCAGGCTTCCGGGATCAGCATCATCACCGCATGCGCCAGCGAATAACCGCCGCGCACCAGGAATTCGAGCGCGTTGTCGAAGCAGGCCGTGTCCGACTGCCCCTCGTAGGAGATCGGCCAGAGTTTGGAGATATCCTCACCGAACAGCGGCGAGGACACCGAGGCCTGGCGGGCGGCCATCCAGTTGACGTTGCCGCGCAGCGTGTTGATCTCGCCGTTATGGGCAACCATGCGATAGGGGTGCGCGAGCTTCCAGGAAGGGAAGGTGTTGGTCGAAAAGCGCTGATGCACGAGCGCTACCGCGCTTTCGAAACGCGGGTCCGACAGGTCCTTATAATAGGCGCCGACCTGATAGGCCAGGAACATGCCCTTGTAGACCACCGTCGCCGAGGACAGCGATACCGGGTAGAAATTGCTCTCTTCGCCGTCGAACTCGTCATAGATGCGGTTGGAGATCACCTTGCGCAGCGTGAACAGGCGGCGCTCGAACTCGTCGTTGTTTTCGGCATCCTCGCCGGCACCGATGAAAACCTGCACGTGATGAGGCTCGGTCGCGGCAATTGCCGGCGCTTTGGAAAGCGAGGAATTATCGACCGGCACGTCGCGAAAGCCGATAAGGACCTGGCCTTCCTCTTCGACGACGTCCTTGATCACCTTCTTGAAGTGCTCGATCTGCTTTTCATCGCGCGGCATGAAGATATGGCCGACACCATATTCCCCGACCGGCGGCAGAGTGATCCCTTGCACGGCCATCTCCTCACGGAAGAAGCGGTCAGGAATCTGCACCAGGATGCCGGCGCCGTCACCCATCAGCGGATCAGCGCCGACGGCGCCGCGATGTGTCAGGTTCTCGAGGATGAACAAGCCGTCCTTGACGATCTGGTGCGACTTTTCGCCCTTCATATGCGCGACGAAGCCGACACCGCAGGCATCGTGCTCGTTGCGGGGATCGTAGAGGCCCTGTTTCTTCGGCAGGCCGGAGGCGGATTTGGACGTATTGGCCGTCCCGCGCACCTTATCAGCGGCAAATCGGTCAAATTCCATGGATGGCGTCTTCGTCATCGTCTTTCCTCCTGTCGAAGCCCGCGGGGCCGCGGGCGGCTTTTCGTCCGAGCCGCACCCGAAGATAGGTTCGGCGCATGACAGCGCTGTTGCATTGTGAAGATCGGCCGCAGACATCTGCTCAAAGGAAAGCAAACCGTCGCGTTCCGCGCCTGCCATTCGCCTCCGCGCGCCAGCCAAAGGCTAGACGCTCGGAAGAACTATAGCGTGAAAGCCCGTCGCTGCCAGGGTTTTCGGCGCCTCTTCGGCCGTTAAGGCCAAAATAGGACAGCAACACTGTCCTAATCCATCCGTTCTATGCCAGAAACGATCTCGCTCCGCAAGAGCGCGCCGCGAAAAAACGCGATTTGACGACGGAAGATTGCCACATAAACCCCAATGGCGAAATTAAATTACGCATGAGTGCATTATTCTTTTTATTGATTGCGTAGTTCAATTTCTGTGATGCGTCACGGGGTGATAGCCTTGATCCGGTGAAGCTTTGGCTTACTGTCCGCTGCGAACCTCTCCACCCGCTCCACTCCGCACGGTTTCCGCCATGTTCTTTGCTTCCGATAACTGGGCCGGCGCCCACAGATCCATTGCCGAGCGCCTGCTCTCGGAATCGGCCGGCTTTGCCCCAGCCTACGGCGCCGGTGATCTCGATCGAAAGGTCGAGGCCCGCTTTTCCGAGATCTTCGAACGTGACGTTTCCGTTTTCTTCGTCGCCACCGGCACCGCCGCCAACTCGCTGTCGCTCGCGAGCGTCCAGCGCCCCGGCGGGATCACCTTCTGCCATTCGGAAGCCCACGTCATCGAAGATGAATGCGGGGCGCCGGAATTCTTCTCGGGCTCCGCCCGTCTCGTCGCTGTCGATGGCGAAGCCGGCAAGATCGATCCGGCCAGGCTCTCGGCGAAGATTGCTCATTATCCTGAAGACGCGCTGCGTCATGGCCGCGCCAGCGCGGTGACGATAACCCAGGCAACCGAGATTGGCACCGTCTATTCCCTGCCGGAGATCGGCGAGATCGCCGCCATATCAAAAAAGCGCAACCTGCCGTTCCACATGGATGGCGCCCGCTTTGCCAATGCGCTGATCGCGCTAGACGCTACCCCCGCCGAGATGACGTGGAAGCGCGGCGTCGACATGCTGTCCTTCGGCGGCACCAAGAACGGCTGCTGGTGCGCGGAGGCAATCGTCTTCTTCAATCCCGATCAGGCAAGGGAAATGCCCTTCATCCGCAAGCGCGCCGCCCAACTCTTTTCCAAATCGCGCTTCATCGCCGCCCAGTTCGATGCCTATTTCGAAAACAACCTCTGGCTCGATCTCGCCCGCCAT from Rhizobium lentis carries:
- a CDS encoding threonine aldolase family protein — its product is MFFASDNWAGAHRSIAERLLSESAGFAPAYGAGDLDRKVEARFSEIFERDVSVFFVATGTAANSLSLASVQRPGGITFCHSEAHVIEDECGAPEFFSGSARLVAVDGEAGKIDPARLSAKIAHYPEDALRHGRASAVTITQATEIGTVYSLPEIGEIAAISKKRNLPFHMDGARFANALIALDATPAEMTWKRGVDMLSFGGTKNGCWCAEAIVFFNPDQAREMPFIRKRAAQLFSKSRFIAAQFDAYFENNLWLDLARHSNGMADRLRAGIGASNAARLAWPTASNEVFAVVSKSAAKTAEGRGAKFYEWPIPAATAELVSENEALIRLVTSFATTEADVDGFLKCLAA
- the gltB gene encoding glutamate synthase large subunit, which produces MTKTPSMEFDRFAADKVRGTANTSKSASGLPKKQGLYDPRNEHDACGVGFVAHMKGEKSHQIVKDGLFILENLTHRGAVGADPLMGDGAGILVQIPDRFFREEMAVQGITLPPVGEYGVGHIFMPRDEKQIEHFKKVIKDVVEEEGQVLIGFRDVPVDNSSLSKAPAIAATEPHHVQVFIGAGEDAENNDEFERRLFTLRKVISNRIYDEFDGEESNFYPVSLSSATVVYKGMFLAYQVGAYYKDLSDPRFESAVALVHQRFSTNTFPSWKLAHPYRMVAHNGEINTLRGNVNWMAARQASVSSPLFGEDISKLWPISYEGQSDTACFDNALEFLVRGGYSLAHAVMMLIPEAWAGNQSMAAERKAFYEYHAALMEPWDGPAAVAFTDGKQIGATLDRNGLRPARYLVTDDDRVIMASEAGVLPVPEEKIIQKWRLQPGKMLLIDMEEGRIISDDEVKSKLATAHPYRSWLDRTQLILEDLKPVEPRALRRDVSLLDRQQAFGYTTEDTKILMSPMATTGQEAIGSMGTDTPISAMSEKPKLLYTYFKQNFAQVTNPPIDPIREELVMSLVSFIGPRPNILDHEGMANAKRLEVRQPILTNGDLEKIRSIGHTEDRFDTKTLDFTYDIERGAAGMPEMLDRLCERAEAAVKGGYNIIVLSDRQIGPDRIAIPALLATAAVHHHLIRKGLRTSVGLVVETGEPREVHHFCLLAGYGAEAINPYLAFDTLLDMHAKGEFPKEVDASEIVYRYIKAVGKGILKVMSKMGISTYQSYCGAQIFDAIGLSSELVDKYFFGTATMIEGIGLEAIAEETVARHTAAFGKDPLLATTLDIGGEYAYRMRGESHAWTPDAVAALQHAVRGNAEDRYREFAEMVNNSALRMNTIRGLFNIKSAEALGRNPVSIDEVEPAADIVKRFSTGAMSFGSISREAHTTLAVAMNRIGGKSNTGEGGEESDRYMPLPDGSTNPERSAIKQIASGRFGVTTEYLVNADVLQIKVAQGAKPGEGGQLPGHKVDATVAKTRHSTPGVGLISPPPHHDIYSIEDLAQLIYDLKNVNPTSDVSVKLVSEVGVGTVAAGVAKARADHITVAGFDGGTGASPLTSLKHAGSPWEIGLAETQQTLVLNGLRSRVALQVDGGLKTGRDVIIGALLGADEFGFATAPLIAAGCIMMRKCHLNTCPVGVATQDPVLRKRFKGTPEHVINYFFFVANEVREILASLGFTRLDDIIGASELLEKDEMLAHWKARGLDFSRIFHKVDAPKQETFWTSRQQHPIDDILDRALIEQAQPALTDKTPVAFEVGIKNVDRSAGAMLSGEVAKRFRHRGLKEDTINVTLRGTAGQSFGAFLARGVTFNLIGDGNDYVGKGLSGGKIIIRPPEDSRIVAEHSIIVGNTVLYGATEGECYFRGVAGERFAVRNSGAIAIVEGVGDHGCEYMTGGVVVVLGATGRNFAAGMSGGVAYVLDEAGDFASRCNMAMVELEPVPEEDDMLEKLHHHGGDLMHKGRVDVSGDMTRHDEERLYQLISNHLHYTGSTRAKQILDNWADYRPKFRKVMPVEYRRALEEMERSRMGIAAE